In one window of Actinomycetes bacterium DNA:
- a CDS encoding class III extradiol dioxygenase subunit B-like domain-containing protein, producing MLVAATVCPHPPLLVPGVAAGATAETDDLRAACDAAVGALLATRPDLVVVVGAADRSGPFEAGAWGSLKAYGVDVDVGRSHAGAADGHGTGPTLPLSLTLGRWLLDRAASTGATAPVLLFGVAADADRDRCLEVGAALAGRAARVGLLVMGDGTGRRTPKPGYLDGRAEPFDARVAAALSAGDPSALAGLDVVLADELLVQGRAAWQVLAGAAGQQRWQGEVIYDAAPYGVGYLVATWLPA from the coding sequence GTGCTCGTGGCCGCGACTGTCTGTCCCCACCCGCCGCTGCTGGTGCCCGGCGTCGCGGCCGGGGCGACCGCTGAGACCGACGACCTGCGCGCGGCCTGTGACGCCGCGGTCGGGGCGCTGCTCGCGACCCGGCCCGACCTGGTGGTGGTCGTGGGCGCGGCGGACCGGTCGGGTCCCTTCGAGGCCGGGGCGTGGGGGTCGCTGAAGGCGTACGGCGTCGATGTCGACGTGGGTCGCTCCCACGCTGGCGCGGCGGACGGCCACGGGACCGGCCCGACCCTGCCGTTGTCGCTGACCCTCGGCCGCTGGCTGCTCGACCGGGCCGCGTCGACCGGAGCCACGGCCCCGGTGCTGCTCTTCGGTGTCGCTGCCGATGCCGACCGCGACCGCTGCCTGGAGGTAGGGGCCGCGCTGGCCGGCCGCGCCGCGCGGGTCGGCCTGCTGGTGATGGGTGACGGGACCGGCCGCCGGACGCCGAAGCCCGGTTACCTGGACGGTCGTGCCGAGCCCTTCGACGCGCGGGTCGCAGCAGCGTTGTCCGCGGGCGACCCGTCGGCCCTGGCCGGGCTCGACGTCGTCCTGGCCGACGAGCTGCTCGTGCAGGGCCGGGCCGCGTGGCAGGTGCTCGCGGGCGCGGCCGGCCAGCAGCGGTGGCAGGGCGAGGTCATCTACGACGCCGCGCCCTACGGCGTCGGCTACCTGGTCGCGACCTGGCTGCCGGCCTGA
- a CDS encoding antitoxin — MGMFDNIRKKAEKAVDEHGDKIAQGIDKAGGMASKKTGGKHDTHIAKGSTAAKDALDKLDGKNDDIPDARPSTGGTPPGSGTPRH, encoded by the coding sequence ATGGGCATGTTCGACAACATCCGGAAGAAGGCCGAGAAGGCCGTCGACGAGCACGGCGACAAGATCGCGCAGGGCATCGACAAGGCCGGCGGGATGGCGAGCAAGAAGACCGGCGGCAAGCACGACACGCACATCGCCAAGGGCTCGACGGCGGCGAAGGACGCCCTCGACAAGCTCGACGGCAAGAACGACGACATTCCGGACGCCAGGCCGTCGACCGGTGGCACGCCCCCTGGGAGCGGCACCCCTCGCCACTGA
- the miaA gene encoding tRNA (adenosine(37)-N6)-dimethylallyltransferase MiaA, whose translation MTATPAPAVVAVVGATATGKSDLAVEVAVRLGGEVVNADSMQLYRGMDVGTAKLTVAERRGVPHHLLDVWDVRVAANVADYQRLVRRQLLEIASRGRVAVLVGGSGLYVRAALDDLAFPGTDDGVRARLERELADRGPAALHARLQQVDPAAAAAILPSNGRRVVRALEVVEITGRPFTASLPEPGGYAVPAVQLGLALDRPLLDERIAARVDRMWQGGLVDEVRRLTEQGLREGRTASRALGYAQVLGHLEGEWTEQQARDETVRATRRFARRQESWFRRDPRVVWLDAGSPDLVERALAHC comes from the coding sequence GTGACCGCCACGCCCGCGCCCGCCGTCGTCGCGGTCGTCGGCGCCACGGCGACCGGCAAGAGCGACCTGGCCGTCGAGGTCGCGGTGCGGCTCGGTGGCGAGGTGGTCAACGCCGACTCGATGCAGCTCTACCGCGGCATGGACGTCGGGACCGCCAAGCTGACGGTCGCCGAGCGGCGCGGGGTGCCGCACCACCTGCTCGACGTGTGGGACGTGCGGGTCGCTGCCAACGTCGCGGACTACCAGCGGCTGGTACGCCGTCAGCTGCTCGAGATCGCCTCGCGTGGTCGGGTGGCCGTGCTCGTCGGCGGCTCGGGCCTCTACGTGCGGGCCGCCCTCGACGACCTCGCGTTCCCCGGCACCGACGACGGCGTCCGGGCCCGGCTCGAGCGCGAGCTGGCCGACCGCGGGCCGGCCGCCCTGCACGCCCGGCTGCAGCAGGTCGACCCGGCCGCAGCCGCCGCGATCCTGCCGAGCAACGGCCGGCGGGTCGTCCGCGCGCTGGAGGTCGTCGAGATCACCGGCCGTCCGTTCACCGCCTCGCTTCCCGAACCGGGCGGCTACGCGGTGCCCGCGGTGCAGCTGGGGCTGGCCCTCGACCGGCCCCTGCTCGACGAGCGGATCGCGGCGCGGGTCGACCGGATGTGGCAGGGCGGGCTGGTCGACGAGGTGCGCCGGCTCACAGAGCAAGGATTGCGCGAGGGACGCACCGCGTCGCGGGCGCTCGGCTACGCCCAGGTGCTGGGCCACCTCGAGGGGGAGTGGACCGAGCAGCAGGCCCGGGACGAGACCGTCCGGGCCACCCGGCGGTTCGCCCGGCGGCAGGAGTCCTGGTTCCGCCGGGATCCGCGGGTGGTGTGGCTGGACGCCGGGTCACCGGACCTGGTCGAACGGGCTCTCGCACACTGCTGA